The proteins below are encoded in one region of Microcaecilia unicolor unplaced genomic scaffold, aMicUni1.1, whole genome shotgun sequence:
- the LOC115459238 gene encoding LOW QUALITY PROTEIN: telethonin-like (The sequence of the model RefSeq protein was modified relative to this genomic sequence to represent the inferred CDS: inserted 1 base in 1 codon; deleted 2 bases in 1 codon) translates to METYGKTVVLKTAGILSAAELSCQWREDNMARREHFSAEWEDLSLSTRPEQGCFLREVNELHHETYSQQGQIQFIVQRSPLNIMRMGRLGDRTTEYHLPYQRSLPVPIXKPVDLSTKVERVATPPEVHDMIAFERALSNPETNGLCQDKKMISEIKKELPQSCPIRIEFEKPGLPRSFSRSMSQEAQRG, encoded by the exons ATGGAGACTTATGGGAAAACTGTGGTATTGAAGACAGCCGGGATCCTGAGTGCAGCAGAGCTGAGCTGTCAATGGAGGGAGGATAACATGGCCAGGAGAGAGCATTTCTCAGCAGAATGGGAAGATCTGTCCCTCTCCACCAGACCTGAGCAAGG CTGCTTTCTCAGAGAAGTTAATGAACTCCATCATGAGACATACAGCCAGCAGGGCCAGATCCAGTTCATAGTGCAGAGATCCCCCCTGAATATCATGAGAATGGGCCGCCTGGGAGACAGAACAACCGAGTACCACCTGCCCTACCAGCGATCCCTGCCTGTGCCCA TCAAACCTGTGGACCTCAGCACCAAGGTGGAGAGGGTAGCCACCCCACCAGAGGTGCATGATATGATAGCATTTGAGAGGGCCCTGAGCAATCCAGAGACCAACGGGTTGTGCCAGGACAAGAAGATGATCTCTGAGATCAAGAAGGAGCTACCCCAGTCTTGC CCAATCCGAATAGAGTTTGAGAAGCCAGGACTTCCGAGGTCTTTTTCCAGGTCAATGTCTCAGGAAGCCCAGAGAGGCTGA